The following proteins are encoded in a genomic region of Armatimonas rosea:
- a CDS encoding AAA family ATPase, whose protein sequence is MKLLTVAEAAKYANVSEPTIRRRIEAGELDGVKDGTLLKVRLTDLERVFPSPNRVPVPTRPCRVLAISNQKGGVGKTSTAVNLAAALAQQSRVLAIDCDPQGNMTQAFGVNADALDMTTYNILDEPARASWAILKPIDTLPNLSLIGANLELAAADVKLASAVMRETRLRQAIEPLGAGFDFIVLDCPPSLGLPTINALMAATEVIIPVSPGKFSLAGVRNLFDSIGEVRKFNTALAAPKALRNAWDTTNAASAVSESLEKAFGKDLLTTIIPRSVKVTEAQMQDSPILLYLETLPPSARQSDRAGAAYLALAEEVRHG, encoded by the coding sequence GTGAAACTACTGACTGTTGCTGAAGCGGCAAAGTACGCCAATGTCTCAGAGCCTACCATCCGGCGACGGATAGAGGCGGGTGAGCTGGATGGCGTGAAGGATGGCACTCTTCTCAAGGTGCGTTTGACCGATCTGGAGCGGGTCTTCCCCAGTCCCAATCGTGTCCCTGTCCCGACCCGGCCTTGCCGGGTCCTCGCCATTTCCAACCAGAAGGGTGGCGTCGGTAAAACCAGCACGGCGGTGAACCTTGCGGCGGCACTTGCCCAGCAGAGCCGGGTACTTGCCATTGACTGCGATCCCCAAGGGAATATGACCCAGGCATTTGGCGTCAATGCTGATGCACTGGATATGACCACCTACAATATCCTTGACGAGCCAGCACGGGCTTCCTGGGCCATCCTCAAGCCCATCGATACGCTCCCTAATCTCTCCCTCATTGGGGCGAACCTGGAGCTGGCCGCAGCAGACGTGAAGCTTGCCTCCGCCGTCATGCGAGAGACACGCCTACGACAGGCCATCGAGCCACTAGGAGCGGGCTTCGACTTCATTGTCTTAGACTGTCCCCCCTCACTCGGCTTGCCAACCATCAATGCACTCATGGCTGCAACTGAGGTAATCATTCCCGTCTCTCCTGGGAAGTTCTCCCTGGCCGGGGTGCGTAATCTCTTCGACTCTATCGGCGAGGTTCGTAAGTTCAATACGGCCCTCGCCGCTCCTAAGGCGCTCCGTAATGCCTGGGACACCACAAACGCCGCTTCTGCGGTCTCTGAGAGCCTGGAGAAGGCATTTGGCAAGGATCTGCTCACCACCATCATTCCGCGCTCCGTGAAGGTCACAGAAGCCCAGATGCAAGACTCCCCCATCCTGCTCTACTTAGAGACACTTCCTCCCAGTGCACGACAGTCGGACAGAGCGGGCGCAGCCTATCTTGCCCTAGCCGAGGAGGTACGTCATGGCTAA